In Blastococcus saxobsidens DD2, the genomic stretch AGGTGCGCGCGCTGCGGGCCGCCGCGCAGGCGCACGGGGACGGCTGGCGGCTGTCCGGCTGCACCCTGGTGGTCACGCTCGAGCCCTGCACGATGTGCGCGGGCGCCAGTGTCCTGTCCCGGGTCGACCACATCGTCTTCGGCGCCGAGGACCCGAAGGCAGGAGCGGCGGGATCGCTGTGGGACGTGGTCCGCGACCGGCGGCTCAACCACCGCCCCCAGGTGACCGGCGGGGTCCGCGCGGAGGAGTGCGGCGCGCTGCTACGTGCTTTCTTCCGGCGGCAGCGGGGCCTGTAGTCTCTTCGGCGGTGGCGTGTCCGAGCGGCCGAAGGAGCACGCCTCGAAAGCGTGTGAGGTGCAAGCCTCCGTGGGTTCAAATCCCACCGCCACCGCCAGGGGCTACCGACGGAAGATTCCGGAAGTAGCGACGAAAGTGACGGCGAAGCCGTCTTTGGGGGATCTGACCGGCAGGTTGGGGACTCTGGGGGCGGCTTCGCTGCTGTTCGGGGCCGGATCAGCCGCTGTTGTGGGCGGATCGACGGCCATCGAGGGTCATCGGAGGCTGAATCTGCCGTTCCGGACAGTTTGCGGGCATGCCGAAGGGCCGGTCCGTTGGGACCGGCTGGCGAGTGCTGTGGGGTTGTTCATCTGGCCGGGTTAGGCCGCGGCCGTCTCGGGTGGCCCGACGCCGGGTGGTAGGCCGGTGCGGGCGTGTTCGCCCTTGCGCTGCTTGCGAGGAACGTAGATGACGCCGCTGGGGTCTTCGATCGCGTTGGCGAGGAACGTGCGGATCTTGCGGATGCTCGCAGCGGCGAGCAGGAACGCGGCGAAGACGCTCTGCGCGGCCTTGCCCCGGACGCGGCGCCTGCCGGGTGCAGCGAGGGCCTCGTGCGCTTCGTCCTTGGCGAACCCGTGCATGCCCTCCTGCGACTGGCGCAGCGTGTTGTACAGGTCCGTGTGCTGGTCGGAGCCGTAGGGCAACGACTGGCGGACCTTGGCACCGTCGAGCGGGCTGACCGCGATCGACTCTGCCCGCAGACGCGAGGCTTGTTCTCCCCGCTGATGTCGGCGGGCGGAAGGATCCGCAGCCGGGCGTCGGTGACGTGCCCGTTGACCACGAACCGGTCGAGGATGAGCGCCCGCACGGGGCGGCCGGTGGACTGGTCGGCGTCGGCGTTGTGCAGGACCTTGGTCTAGAACGACGGCCCCAGGTACTTGACCGCCCCACTGCCCTCGCCCAGGTTGTCGCAGGTGCGCAGCAGCAGTCGGTAGCCGTCCTCCGGCGTTCCCCGATGCATGGCATCAACGGCCGCGGCGAGCCGGGCCTCGGTGAGCGGATACGGCAGCCGATCGGGACGGGTGTAGACCAGCGCCCGGCGCGGCACCAGCCAAGGCTGATCGCCGGTACCCCACGCGTAGCACCCGGCCAGCAGCGCCCCCAACCATCCCGGCCGCTGGACGGGCCGAGCCCGGTGAGCAGATCCCGGCGGGTGATCCGCCGGTGTCCCCCCCGCGCGTTGCGGGCGGTAGGTCATGGAAGAACGTGGTCCACGCCGGATTGCCGATCCGGGTCTCCCACCAGTCGGGGTGGAAGTCGAAGCCGTGCGCGAGGATCTGCGCCTCGGTGGGCAGGTCGCCGACCCGCTGGGAGAACGTGCCGGTCGACGGCGGCAGAGCCTGCAGCGCCGGATACGGCTCCGGATCGCCCACAGGGCTATGTCTCGCCCCGGCCAGTGTCCGTGCAACGCCGCCCGCGTCAGGCGACGGTTGCTTCGTGCGGCCGAGTGACGCCCAAAACCGGTTCGGTCGCGTCGGTCACCATCGGCTGCATCCAGCCGTCGA encodes the following:
- a CDS encoding nucleoside deaminase, with the translated sequence MSPDLDAAMGRALELAAAAEGWGDTPIGAVVLGPDGTVLAEAANEREKRSDPTAHAEVRALRAAAQAHGDGWRLSGCTLVVTLEPCTMCAGASVLSRVDHIVFGAEDPKAGAAGSLWDVVRDRRLNHRPQVTGGVRAEECGALLRAFFRRQRGL